From the Streptomyces sp. 846.5 genome, the window CGCGCGTATCAGCGTGTCGCGGACCGGGGCGCGCTCGGCGCGCAATGCGGCTACCGGGTCGTCGGTGTCGCCGGCCCCGTCCGGGGTGCCCTGCCACAGCGCGAGCCCGGCCACGGCCGCGGCCAGCGATCCCGCGTGGTCCCCGGCCCTGGCCCGGTCCGCGCTCGCGGCGGCGTGCAGCAGCAGGGCGGAGCTGTCGACCTGGTCCTCGGCGAGGGTGAGCCGGTATCCGGTCGGCGTGCTGTCGATGACGTCGGCGCCCAGCTGCGTCCGAGCCCTGGACACCAGGACCTGCAGCGCCTTTCCCGGCCGCTCGGGCAACTCGTCCGGCCACAGTCCCGCCACCAGCCGCTCGGTGCTGCAACCGGTGCGCAGGTCTCCTGCGAGCAGCGCGAGCAGGGCGCGCAGCCGGGGCGCGGTGACCTCCTGTCCGCGACAGGCGACACGCGGCAGCAGGATCAGGTCGATGGTCACCCGTGCAGATTACCCAGGGCCCGACCTGCCGCAACTCCCGTCGCGCATGCCGGGAGGGCCGGCCCCGGGTGTCCGGGACCGGCCCTCTGAGGGCTGATCAGCGCGCCGTGAGGTTCCACAGGTGGTCGGCGGTGCCGTTGTCGTCCCACTGCAGGACCTGGGCGCCGGAGGCGGTGCTCATGTTGCTGACGCCGAGCAGCAGACCGCTGTTGTAGTTGGCGATCTTGTAGTGTCCGCTGCCGGCCGGGATCAGCTGCCACAGGTGGTCGGCGGTGCCGTTGTCACCCCAGATCAGCGCGGTGCCTCCGTCGGCCGTACCGGCGTTGGTGATGCCGAGCAGCAGGCCGCTCGCCTTGTTGACGATCTTGTAGAGGCCCGATCCGGCGGCCGTCAGGGTCCAGGACTGGTCGGTGCCGGTGCTGGAGGTCGCCTGGTCGACCAGGGTGCCCTGGGCGGTGCCGGCGCCGACGGTGTCCAGCGCGAGACCGCTGTTGACGTTGGTGATCTGGTAGGTCCCGGCCAGCGTGGTGGAGGTGCCGCTGGGCGTGACCACCAGGTGGTAGCCGTAGGCGGCGTTGGTGGCCACCGGGACGGTGATGGAGCCGTTGACGACCGTGTAGTCCGCGTCGGAGATGGTGAACGGGGCGGACACGGCGGTGGTGCGGCCGAGCGACGGGGTGTACTCCAGCTTCACGTGCACGGTGCTGCCGAAGGCGCTCAGCGAGCTGAGCCCGTTGACGGTGACCGCGCTGGCGCCGCTGCCGCCGCCGAAGACCACGCTGACCTGGTTCCCGGCGCTGTTGACCGCTGCCGCTCCGTCGATCCCGGTCTGCGCGGGCGGGACGGTGGTGACCATGTTGCCGGTCATCGACCCGTACCAGGAGTAGAGCCAGTAGGCCCCGTTGGGCGCGCCGCCGGTGTCCACCAGGGTGTCGCCGAGGGTGCCGTAGTGGTTCCAGAAGGCCATCTCGGCGTTGTTCACGCCGGCGCGCTCGAACTTGGCGATGTAGCCGACCATCGCGCCGGGAACGCCGACGTCGCTGGTGGTGCCGTACTCCTCGATGGCGATCGGGCGCGGGGTGATCCCGAGAGTGGTCTCCAGGTTCCGGTACGCGGCGACGTCCGCGGCGATGTTCGCGCCGCCCTGGAGCTCGTGCCAGGCGACGATGTCGGGGAGGGTGCCGCTGGCCTTGGCGTCGGTGAGGAAGGTGGTCATCCAGCTCAGGTTCCAGGCCGAGTAGCTCGGGCCCTGGATCGGCGTGGTCGCGTCCTTGGCACGGACCTCCTTGTAGGTGGTGGCCCACCCGGCGTCGAAGCTGCCCGCCGCGCTGGTGTTCCAGGTCCAGTCGGGCTCGTTCCACAGCTCGTAGGCGCTGATGTTGGTGGCGCTGGACGCCTTCACCGAGGCGACCTGGGTGTCCACGGCGGACAGCCAGTTGCTCCAGCTCACCCACTTGTAGGGGAAGTCGGGGTACCAGTCCGGCATCCGGACGACCACCTTGGCCCCGGCGCCGGCGGCCTCGGCGGCCACCTTCAGCGCGTCGCCCGCCGGGGCGGACTCGCCGTTGGGCAGCTGCGACCCGCCCGGGGCCATCTGCACAAAGGTGTTGGGGTGCAGCGGGGCGACCACGCTCGCGGCCGGGGTTCCCGCGTTGGCCAGGCCGTAGAGGCTGCCCGAGGCGACATGGGTGACGGTGCGGAACGGCGCGTTGGCGTTGACCACCAGGGTGGTGGACGCGCTGGGGGCGGCGTGGGCCGCGGTGCTGCCCAGGGTGGTGGCCGAGACGGCTAGGGCGAGGGTGCCGAGCAGGGCGGTTGCTCTGCCGGTACGGGTGGCTGCTGTGGTCACGGGGTGCTCTCCTGACGGGTGCCGGGTGGGGAGGAGGTGGAGGTGGACGTGCCGATTGCGGAGGAGCGGTACGGGGGGTGGGGCCGGGCGGGTCAGTCCTTGACCGCGCCCGCGGTGACGCCGGCCGCGACATAGCGCTGGGCCAGCACGAGCAGGAGTGCGGCGGGGATCGACGCGACCACGGCGGTGGCCATGATGGCGTTCCACTCCTGGTTGTTGTTGCCGATGTAGCGGTAGATGCCGAGGGTGATCGGCCTCAGGTCGCCGCCGCTGTCGAGGGTGTTGGCGAAGACGAAGTCGGACCAGGCCCACAGGAAGCTGAACAGCGAGACGGTCACCAGCGCGTTGCGGCTGACCGGCAGCACGACCGACCAGAAGGTGCGCAGACTGCCCGCGCCGTCGATCAGCGCGGCTGCGGTCAGTTCGTCCGGGATGCCGGACATGAACGCGGTGAAGATCATCACGCCGAACGGGACGGCGATGGTGGAGTCGGCGATGATCAGGCCCCACCAGGAGTTCATCAGACCGAAGTTGAGGAAGATCCCGTAGAAGCCCATGGCCATCACGATGCCGGGGATCATCTGGGCGATCAGCAGCACCACCCCGAGCACGCCGCCGCCCCGGGGACGGAGCTTGGCCAGCGCGTAGGCGGCCGGCGCGGAGACCGCGAGGGTCAGCACGACGGTGCCGAGGCCGATCAGCAGGCTGGTGAGCAGGTAGGGCATCTGGTCGTTGAGGACGGCCTGGTAGCCCTGGAAGGTGGGGTGCAGCGGAAAGAGGTCCGGCGGGTCCTTGCGCATGTCCTGCTGCGGCGTCAGCGAGACATTGATCATCCAGTAGACCGGGAAGAGCATCAGGGCGGTCAGCACGACGCCGACTGCCGTCCTGCCGCGCGAGCGGCGCCGGACCGGAGCGGTGGTGGCGGTCATCCGTTCTGCCTCCTCTGGACGCGGATGTAGAGCAGGCCGAAGACCAGGGCGATCAGGATGAGGATGTTGCCGACCGCCGCCCCGGGGCCGAACTGTGGGAGCAGGGAGCCGAATCCGAACCGGTAGGACCAGGTGGCGAGGGTGGAGGAGGCGTCCCCCGGACCGCCCTTGGTCATGATCCAGATCAGGTCGAAGACCTTGAGCGTGTAGACCAGGCCGAGCAGCAGCGTGATCGCCGAGACCGGCCGCAGCAGCGGGAAGGTGATCCGGCGGAACTGCTGCCAGGTCCCCGCGCCGTCGAGCGAGGCCGCCTCGTACAGCTCACCGGGGATGTTCTGCAGCCCGCTGTAGAGGATGACCAGGTTGAAGGGGATGCCGATCCAGATGTTGGCGATGATCACCGAGGTCAGCGCCCAGCTGGGCGAGGTGAGCCAGTCCACCGGCGCGATGCCGGCCAGGTGCAGCCCGTAGTTGACCACCCCGGACTCGCTGTTGAGCATCCAGGCCCAGGTCGACGAGGACACGATCAGCGGCAGCAGCCAGGGCACCAGGAACAGCGCCCGCAGCGTGCCGGAGAGCCGGAAGCCGCGGTTGAAGAAGACCGCGAGCGCCAGGCCGGCCGCGTACTGCAGCAGGATCGAGACCAGCGTGAACACCATGGTGTTCCGCATCGCCGGCCAGAAGGTGGGGTCGTGCAGGACCTGGGAGTAGTTGGCCCAGCCCGAGAACGGGGCGTTGTTGTCCACGAAGGAGCGGACCGTGTAGTGGTGCAGGCTCAGATCGAGGTTGCGGTACAGCGGGTAGAGGTAGAAGGCGGCGAGGTAGGCCGCCAGGGGCGCGATGAACGCCCAGGCGGTGAGCTGGCTCCGGCGCCGCTGCCGGCGCCGCCGGGTCCGCGCGGCCGGGTCTGCCGGATGAGTGAGGTCGGCGGGAGTCGCCCTGGACGTGGCTGGTGACCGCTGGAAGCGATCGGCTCGGACGGTGGTCATGCGATGGGGCTCCTCGGTGCGGTTGCTGCGTCCAGGGACAGACCCTCGGGACCGGTCGTGGAAGACCGGTGCTCAGCCCTGGTGGTTGGCGACTGCGGTCTGCGCCGCGTCGAGCGCGGACTGCGGGCTCTTGCCGCCGGAGAGCGCGGACTGCACCGCGGTCCACATCTGCTCGGAGATCACCGGGTACTTGGTGCCCAGACCGTCACTGGTCCGCCCCTTGGCCGCGGCGACCGCGGTCACCCAGGGCTTGAGCTCGGCGTTGGCCGCGACCTGCTGGGTCTGCACCGCGCCGGTGGGCGCGATGTAGGACAGCGTGGTGTCGGTGGAGAGCAGGTTGGTGGAGCTGGTCAGGCAGGTGACGATCTTCTTGGTGACGTCGTAGCGGGAGGTGTCCTTCTGCACCGGGACGGTGACGAACTCGCCGCCGGTCGGCGCCGGGGCGGCGCCGCCGTTCTGCGCAGGGATGCTGATGACCCCGTACGGGAACCCGGCCTTGTCGGCGTTGGCCAGCTGCCAGGTGCCGTTCTCGCCGAAGGCGTACTGGCCGGTGGCGAACTCCTGCCAGCTGGTGGTCTGGGTGTTGCTGAGCACGTCGTTGGGGGCCAGCCCGTTGGAGACCCAGCCCTTCCACAGCGACAGCGCCGCCGTGCCGTTGGCGTTGTTCAGCTTGGTCAGGTCGCCGCCGGCGCCCCAGAACCAGGGCAGGAACTGGAAGCTGCCCTCCTCGGTGCCTATCGCGGAGAAGGTGATGCCCTTCTTGCCCGCGGCCTTGACCTTGGTCAGCGCCGCCGTGAGGGTGGACCAGCTGGTGATCGTCACCGGGTCGACCCCGGCGGCCTTCAGGACGTTCTTGTTGTAGTACAGGGCAAGGGTGTTGGCGCCGATCGGGATGCCGTAGGCGGAGCCGCCGACCGTCCCGGCGCCGATGATGTTCGCCTGGATCGCGGAGGTGTCCAGGCTCAGGTCGCTGGTCTTGTTCAGGATCCCGGCCTGCACCAGCGTGGAGACCACCGGGTTGTCGACCAGCATCACGTCCGGGGCGTTGTTCTGCTGGGCCGCGAGGAGGGCCTTGTTGGCCAGGTCGGAGGTGTCGAAGGAGGTCCGCTTGACGGTCACCCCGGCCTGGGTGCCGCAGGAGGCGACCAGCTTTCCCCAGGCGGAGGTGGCGTCGAACTGCGGGTACGGGTCCCAGAAGGTGTAGCTGGAGGCCTTGGCGGTGCCGGAGCCGGCCGTGGCGGAGCCGCTGCTCGATGAACAGGCGACGGCGGAGGCGAGGGTGCCGGTGGCCAGCACAGTGGCCAGCAGGGTGCGGCGAAGGTGTCTCATGGTGGTGGACCTCGTTGTCTCGTGGGTTGGTGGGGCTGTTGGTGCTGGTCGGGTGATCGGGTCGGTCGATCAGTCGGTCGGGAGCCAGACGCGCATGGCGCCGCTGCTCCGGTTGGCCCAGGCGTAGTACGGGATGGCCGTCAGCTCGATGGCGGTCCCGCCGTCGGGGGTGTGCTCGGGGGCGTTCCCGTTCCGGTCCTCCAGGCGGGTGCGGTAGGGCCACCAGCCGGACGCGGTGGGGGCCGGGGTGCGCCGGTGCCCGCCCGCGAGCACGGTGACCACGCCGCCGAGCAGGTCGGGGCGCTCCTTGAGGGTGAGCGGGACGGCGGGGTCGATCGACACGTCGTCGAGTCCGCCGCCGGGGTGGTCGGCCTGCTCCAGGCAGTACACCAGCGGGCCCCGCTCGATCGCCGCGCAGCCGCGCACCGCGTCGACCCGCGGATCGGCGACCACCAGGCGCGGAGCCAGGTCCAGCTCCAGGACGACCTCGTCCCCGGCCGCCCAGGCCCGCTCGACCCGCAGCCAGCCCGCCTCAAGGACCGCCTCGGTGACCGGGGCGCCGGTGTCGCCGTGCCGCAGTGTGTACTGGCCGCACCACTCCGGGATGCGCAGCGACAGCGCCCACGGCTGCTCGGGAGTCTCCTCAACGGTGACGCAAATCCGGCCGTCCCGTGGGTAGTTGGTGTTAACGCTCACAACCGCAGGCGTGCCGTCGAGGTCCCCGTTGAAGCGTCCCGAGGCGTACTGGTGCAGCTGCAGCCCGTGCCCGTCGGTGGAACTGACGTAGTGTTCGAGACTGGCCAGCAGCCGCATCACGTTGGGCGGGCAGCAGGCGCAGCGGAACCAGCGGGTCCGCCGCGACGACTGGTCGCCGCCCGCGTCGACGTAACCATCGCGCACCTGCAGCGGATTGACGTACAGCCAGGTCTCGCCGTCCAGCGAGACGCCGGCCAGGA encodes:
- a CDS encoding RICIN domain-containing protein yields the protein MTTAATRTGRATALLGTLALAVSATTLGSTAAHAAPSASTTLVVNANAPFRTVTHVASGSLYGLANAGTPAASVVAPLHPNTFVQMAPGGSQLPNGESAPAGDALKVAAEAAGAGAKVVVRMPDWYPDFPYKWVSWSNWLSAVDTQVASVKASSATNISAYELWNEPDWTWNTSAAGSFDAGWATTYKEVRAKDATTPIQGPSYSAWNLSWMTTFLTDAKASGTLPDIVAWHELQGGANIAADVAAYRNLETTLGITPRPIAIEEYGTTSDVGVPGAMVGYIAKFERAGVNNAEMAFWNHYGTLGDTLVDTGGAPNGAYWLYSWYGSMTGNMVTTVPPAQTGIDGAAAVNSAGNQVSVVFGGGSGASAVTVNGLSSLSAFGSTVHVKLEYTPSLGRTTAVSAPFTISDADYTVVNGSITVPVATNAAYGYHLVVTPSGTSTTLAGTYQITNVNSGLALDTVGAGTAQGTLVDQATSSTGTDQSWTLTAAGSGLYKIVNKASGLLLGITNAGTADGGTALIWGDNGTADHLWQLIPAGSGHYKIANYNSGLLLGVSNMSTASGAQVLQWDDNGTADHLWNLTAR
- a CDS encoding carbohydrate ABC transporter permease, whose product is MTATTAPVRRRSRGRTAVGVVLTALMLFPVYWMINVSLTPQQDMRKDPPDLFPLHPTFQGYQAVLNDQMPYLLTSLLIGLGTVVLTLAVSAPAAYALAKLRPRGGGVLGVVLLIAQMIPGIVMAMGFYGIFLNFGLMNSWWGLIIADSTIAVPFGVMIFTAFMSGIPDELTAAALIDGAGSLRTFWSVVLPVSRNALVTVSLFSFLWAWSDFVFANTLDSGGDLRPITLGIYRYIGNNNQEWNAIMATAVVASIPAALLLVLAQRYVAAGVTAGAVKD
- a CDS encoding sugar ABC transporter permease, whose protein sequence is MTTVRADRFQRSPATSRATPADLTHPADPAARTRRRRQRRRSQLTAWAFIAPLAAYLAAFYLYPLYRNLDLSLHHYTVRSFVDNNAPFSGWANYSQVLHDPTFWPAMRNTMVFTLVSILLQYAAGLALAVFFNRGFRLSGTLRALFLVPWLLPLIVSSSTWAWMLNSESGVVNYGLHLAGIAPVDWLTSPSWALTSVIIANIWIGIPFNLVILYSGLQNIPGELYEAASLDGAGTWQQFRRITFPLLRPVSAITLLLGLVYTLKVFDLIWIMTKGGPGDASSTLATWSYRFGFGSLLPQFGPGAAVGNILILIALVFGLLYIRVQRRQNG
- a CDS encoding extracellular solute-binding protein yields the protein MRHLRRTLLATVLATGTLASAVACSSSSGSATAGSGTAKASSYTFWDPYPQFDATSAWGKLVASCGTQAGVTVKRTSFDTSDLANKALLAAQQNNAPDVMLVDNPVVSTLVQAGILNKTSDLSLDTSAIQANIIGAGTVGGSAYGIPIGANTLALYYNKNVLKAAGVDPVTITSWSTLTAALTKVKAAGKKGITFSAIGTEEGSFQFLPWFWGAGGDLTKLNNANGTAALSLWKGWVSNGLAPNDVLSNTQTTSWQEFATGQYAFGENGTWQLANADKAGFPYGVISIPAQNGGAAPAPTGGEFVTVPVQKDTSRYDVTKKIVTCLTSSTNLLSTDTTLSYIAPTGAVQTQQVAANAELKPWVTAVAAAKGRTSDGLGTKYPVISEQMWTAVQSALSGGKSPQSALDAAQTAVANHQG